In Torulaspora globosa chromosome 1, complete sequence, a genomic segment contains:
- the LST4 gene encoding Lst4p (ancestral locus Anc_1.171), whose translation MLGNLLRKGSSHHGGFSLIDENFSSSMHSNSTITSFTPEPSSISKRPVSPCYDDHFGSLLPCPSSAPPMLDHVSDDLKYKLFGSKNIPYSASFQSDVFSSYVFRVLIAEETGHMTHRDNYNVVFDYSTAESSSMDQIRPNELKEYIFGSPVRSTDASQGNKFRTIPNSDSVMITRIFFFSSINKNRLAVSLCVPNILLQVISEVWDDVSYWFDQCQAYVLTTIKGIRHSVSSPCSGYLPPDFESAYPKECDNIINLLQTRLIPCLRSTSEIPRLFLCPESCPSFVETWFRDIFNWIEIKDGPRLNFLPALLAKIICDFQDPTAAQDNTRIVIMSGNMVVANKLIFIVSGLLKPRIAGQIEIESRIKPLSDQPEQARKDNPRRDASVLEKSNTDLSKYLCAGNAWEIPRENSLSSKVSLSSDESLAYVIQPSSLKSASNSIQCLSSSLSSQHGLSYGSWFTKRSNGSQATLNSPSNKTPEQWDKISNTNGASSLHKTNSGTSLHQFFARGTGVTPQPSPSISELDEYPWFNGSDSPRPEPGQNLHPVAKRCLSGAPLGELNIPRDCQRLCQDDLIEKAFNAICKPNEKKALSEGECEIIPGDSRHAAFAQIDVDYGTCHRQRPMELLPKYTTYLANFNYWFQLQAFPVGPDSESKVVQAMRKGLQLGRSTRTLLVSLRSRAIKEVSIMRNEETLATGSHHSIIQKTKKIFNNGKCGNISTRMANCIAFVNMSIKKAMSLYEDTTLTASQREEELFKIYQSLLSYQDIKTLNRANRI comes from the coding sequence ATGCTAGGTAATCTACTTCGCAAGGGATCGTCCCACCATGGCGGGTTTTCGttgatcgatgagaatTTCAGTTCGTCAATGCATTCAAACAGCACTATCACGTCTTTTACGCCGGAACCGAGTAGCATTTCTAAGAGGCCTGTCTCACCGTGTTACGATGATCACTTCGGATCTCTGCTGCCCTGTCCGAGTAGCGCGCCGCCGATGTTGGATCATGTGTCCGATGATTTGAAGTATAAGCTGTTTGGTAGTAAGAATATTCCCTACAGTGCTTCCTTTCAGTCGGATGTCTTCTCTTCGTATGTCTTCAGAGTGCTGATTGCGGAAGAGACCGGTCATATGACACACAGGGACAACTACAATGTCGTTTTTGATTATTCCACGGCAGAGAGTTCTAGCATGGACCAAATTCGGCCCAATGAACTGAAGGAGTATATCTTTGGGTCACCTGTGAGATCAACGGACGCATCCCAAGGGAACAAATTCAGAACAATTCCTAATTCGGACTCTGTCATGATTACAaggattttcttcttcagctctATCAACAAGAATAGACTAGCAGTTTCTTTGTGTGTGCCGAATATATTGTTGCAAGTTATATCCGAGGTCTGGGATGATGTGTCGTACTGGTTCGACCAGTGTCAAGCTTATGTGTTGACAACTATAAAGGGCATCCGACATTCAGTGTCGAGCCCATGTAGCGGATATCTGCCGCCTGATTTTGAGTCAGCTTATCCAAAAGAATGCGATAATATAATAAACCTTTTGCAGACGCGGTTGATCCCTTGTTTGAGATCAACATCGGAGATACCTAGATTGTTTCTGTGCCCCGAAAGTTGCCCGTCATTTGTCGAAACGTGGTTCAGAGATATTTTCAACTGGATAGAGATAAAAGATGGACCACGTTTGAACTTCCTCCCGGCGCTCTTGGCAAAAATAATATGTGATTTTCAAGATCCGACTGCTGCTCAAGACAACACAAGGATCGTCATAATGTCTGGCAACATGGTGGTCGCAAACAAGTTGATATTCATCGTGTCTGGCCTGTTGAAACCACGTATTGCGGGCCAAATAGAGATAGAGTCGAGAATAAAACCTCTGAGCGACCAGCCTGaacaagcaagaaaggACAATCCTAGAAGAGATGCTAGTGTTCTGGAGAAGTCGAACACAGACCTTTCCAAGTATCTTTGTGCTGGAAATGCCTGGGAAATACCTCGAGAAAACTCTTTAAGTAGCAAAGTTTCGCTATCGTCAGATGAATCGCTGGCGTATGTTATacaaccttcttctttgaagagcGCTAGCAACTCGATCCAATGCCTTTCGTCTTCTTTGTCAAGTCAGCATGGTTTATCATACGGTTCTTGGTTTACAAAGAGAAGTAACGGGTCTCAAGCCACGCTCAATAGCCCCAGCAATAAGACTCCTGAACAATGGGATAAGATTAGCAATACAAATGGTGCCTCAAGTTTGCACAAAACTAACAGTGGCACTTCTTTGCACCAGTTTTTTGCTAGGGGAACCGGAGTAACACCTCAGCCATCGCCTTCAATTAGTGAACTTGACGAATATCCCTGGTTCAATGGTTCAGATTCTCCTCGTCCCGAACCCGGTCAAAACCTGCATCCTGTCGCCAAACGCTGTCTCAGTGGTGCACCTCTGGGCGAACTCAATATACCGAGAGATTGCCAAAGACTCTGCCAGGACGATCTTATAGAAAAGGCCTTCAACGCGATCTGCAAGCCCAACGAaaagaaagctttgagCGAAGGGGAGTGTGAAATAATTCCTGGTGACTCGCGGCACGCTGCATTTGCGCAGATCGACGTCGATTACGGTACCTGTCATCGGCAGAGGCCCATGGAACTCTTACCTAAGTACACCACTTACCTGGCGAATTTCAACTACTGGTTTCAACTTCAGGCTTTCCCAGTCGGGCCAGACTCGGAATCAAAGGTTGTGCAGGCAATGAGGAAGGGCTTGCAACTTGGGAGGAGTACCAGAACTCTGCTTGTATCGCTGAGGTCTCGTGCAATCAAAGAAGTCAGTATAATGCGTAACGAGGAAACCCTGGCGACTGGCTCTCACCATTCTATAATAcaaaagacgaagaagatattcaATAACGGCAAGTGCGGAAACATTTCGACAAGAATGGCTAATTGCATAGCGTTTGTCAACATGAGCATTAAGAAAGCGATGAGCCTGTATGAAGACACAACTCTCACTGCTTCccagagagaagaagagttgTTCAAGATATACCAATCCCTTTTGAGCTACCAAGATATCAAAACGTTGAATAGAGCTAACAGAATCTAG
- the SNU114 gene encoding U5 snRNP GTPase SNU114 (ancestral locus Anc_1.174) — protein sequence MSDEELYDEFGNLIGEEELVREVAGAARGDEIEGGHLDKPVEQEHGTTAMVKSDWKRTYGDEVEVLVETSDRQATDEPLVQVKAEHSRGPTYTVFTHLLRNVPKTTFDRDYMLGMLEVPERIRNVAVIGSLNSGKTSLVDLFVMESHRNLPHMTANIRKGWKPLRYLDNSRIEIERGVSMKLNGFTFLATDFDMKSIAINLLDAPGHVNFMDQMAVALAAVDCALICVDLVEGVTSPVEKLIKECYKRSVTPIFVLNKMDRLILELKLPPVDAYLKIRHVVQQINSFTRERFSPELGNIIFASAKLRFTFTIEQFVRYHYSSQLSEPQIEKFVSGLWGNVSFEKGQFRKLSIESAHHCSFVQFILLPLYKIFTHSLSGDRENLRRTMSKAYSIDLDPDCLKYDPQPLLKEVLTKVFRDQRGLIKAIARCPDPSTGSKARLLNKSQESSSLLKAHVLQTIDYGGTEWSLVRIYSGKVTSGMRVRVIDSADSQACMSDDDNQKHVDLEDYPSVTIAEIALLGGRYLLPVSQATTGQIVLVKGVSEVFTKSATMLNDHFSDASVFEPIDYINEPALRIAIQPLKPTELPKLLSGLAKVSRYYPGVIIKVEESGEQVILGFGELYLDSLLYDLRNHYAGIEIKLSNPLTIFSESCYGESFAAIPATTVNGTTALSIAAERMDTTLVKDLMRGHIEESEMKDRKLLRKRLRDEYGWDSLAARNVMCFYNNNVLIDDTLPDETNKELLKSYESQIKQGFDWVTREGPLAEEPIHGVQFKILQATGLENIGIGGQLIPLVKKACCIAMMSASPVLLEPIYEVDVLFKSALQPIVEELFKKRRGGRIYKCDRIVGTPLTEIRGQIPVIESIGFETDLRLATRGGSMCQLHFWNKIWRKVPGDVLDKDAPMFKLKPAPINSLSRDFVMKTRRRKGISNEGFMSNDGPSIEKYVDEETFKQLKENGLVT from the coding sequence ATGAGCGACGAGGAATTGTATGATGAGTTTGGTAACTTGATCGGGGAAGAGGAATTGGTGAGGGAAGTCGCTGGAGCTGCCAGAggcgatgagattgaaggaGGGCATCTTGACAAGCCAGTGGAGCAAGAGCATGGTACTACTGCTATGGTGAAGAGCGATTGGAAGAGAACGTATGGTGATGAAGTGGAAGTTCTTGTGGAAACGAGCGACAGACAGGCGACAGACGAGCCTCTGGTTCAGGTGAAAGCTGAGCATTCAAGAGGTCCCACGTACACTGTTTTCACGCATTTGCTGAGAAATGTGCCCAAGACTACTTTTGACAGGGATTATATGCTGGGGATGTTGGAGGTTCCGGAAAGAATTAGAAATGTTGCTGTCATAGGGTCTTTGAACTCTGGAAAGACGTCGCTTGTGGATCTTTTCGTCATGGAGTCTCACAGGAACCTGCCACACATGACTGCGAACATTAGAAAGGGATGGAAGCCACTTCGATATCTGGATAACTCTAGAATTGAGATTGAGCGTGGAGtttcgatgaagttgaatgGTTTTACTTTCCTTGCGACGGACTTCGACATGAAATCAATTGCCATCAATCTTCTGGACGCACCGGGACATGTAAATTTCATGGACCAGATGGCTGTTGCCCTTGCGGCAGTCGACTGTGCTTTGATTTGCGTTGATCTGGTCGAAGGTGTCACTTCTCCGGTGGAAAAGCTAATCAAAGAATGCTACAAGAGATCAGTAACTCCTATCTTCGTTCTGAATAAGATGGACAGGCTGATACTAGAGCTAAAACTGCCGCCCGTGGACGCCTATCTCAAGATCAGACATGTCGTTCAGCAAATAAACAGTTTTACTAGGGAAAGATTCAGCCCAGAACTCGGCAACATTATCTTTGCCTCTGCAAAACTCCGGTTCACGTTCACGATAGAACAGTTCGTAAGATACCATTATTCGTCGCAACTTTCCGAACCacagattgaaaagtttgTCTCAGGCCTGTGGGGAAACGTTAGTTTTGAGAAAGGCCAATTCAGGAAATTGAGTATCGAGTCTGCTCATCACTGCTCGTTTGTTCaattcattcttcttccactGTACAAGATTTTTACACACTCTCTCTCAGGCGACAGGGAGAACTTGCGCCGGACGATGTCGAAGGCCTATTCGATCGATCTAGATCCCGATTGCTTGAAATATGATCCACAGCCACTTTTAAAAGAAGTTCTTACGAAGGTCTTCAGAGACCAGCGCGGCTTGATCAAAGCTATAGCTCGCTGTCCCGATCCTTCTACGGGCTCAAAAGCCAGGCTCCTGAATAAGTCGCAAGAGAGCTCTTCACTACTGAAGGCGCATGTGCTGCAAACAATTGACTATGGTGGAACTGAGTGGTCATTAGTAAGAATATACTCAGGAAAAGTTACGTCTGGCATGCGCGTTCGCGTCATAGATTCAGCTGATTCGCAGGCCTGTATGAGTGACGACGATAATCAGAAACATGTTGACCTCGAAGATTATCCATCCGTAACGATCGCAGAGATTGCTTTGCTCGGCGGCAGGTATCTCCTTCCCGTGTCGCAGGCTACCACAGGGCAAATTGTGCTTGTTAAAGGTGTATCTGAAGTATTTACTAAGTCTGCAACAATGTTGAATGATCATTTTAGCGACGCTTCTGTTTTTGAACCAATCGACTATATTAACGAGCCTGCGCTCCGTATTGCAATACAGCCGTTAAAACCCACTGAACTGCCGAAACTGTTGAGCGGTCTGGCAAAAGTCTCCAGGTACTATCCTGGGGTTATTAtcaaagttgaagaatctgGTGAGCAGGTTATACTTGGGTTTGGTGAGCTATACCTTGATTCGCTGCTCTACGATCTTAGAAATCACTACGCCGGAATCGAGATTAAGTTATCAAATCCCTTGACGATCTTTTCTGAGAGCTGCTATGGAGAATCCTTTGCTGCTATCCCTGCCACCACAGTCAATGGCACCACAGCCCTCAGTATTGCAGCGGAGCGCATGGATACGACTCTTGTTAAAGATCTAATGAGAGGTCACATAGAAGAATCGGAGATGAAAGATCGTAAACTGCTAAGAAAACGTCTACGAGACGAATATGGCTGGGACTCCTTGGCGGCCAGGAATGTTATGTGTTTTTATAACAACAATGTTTTGATTGATGATACATTACCAGACGAAACGAATAAGGAGTTATTGAAAAGTTATGAATCGCAAATAAAGCAGGGATTTGACTGGGTCACCCGTGAGGGACCTTTGGCAGAAGAACCGATTCATGGTGTGCAGTTTAAGATACTGCAAGCAACAGGATTAGAGAACATCGGTATCGGAGGACAACTCATTCCTTTAGTGAAAAAGGCGTGCTGCATAGCTATGATGTCAGCCTCACCTGTTCTGTTGGAACCGATATATGAAGTTGATGTTCTATTCAAGAGTGCGTTACAAccaattgttgaagagctgttcAAAAAGCGCAGAGGTGGAAGGATCTATAAATGTGATAGAATTGTTGGAACTCCGCTCACTGAAATTAGAGGACAGATTCCCGTTATAGAATCAATTGGTTTCGAGACAGACCTGCGATTGGCAACTCGGGGAGGAAGCATGTGCCAGCTGCACTTTTGGAACAAAATTTGGCGTAAAGTACCTGGAGATGTTTTGGACAAGGATGCCCCAATGTTCAAACTGAAACCTGCACCGATCAATAGTTTGAGTCGTGATTTTGTAATGAAGACCAGACGCAGAAAAGGCATATCGAATGAAGGCTTCATGTCCAACGACGGTCCTTCTATCGAGAAGTacgttgatgaagagacCTTTAAGCAGTTGAAAGAAAATGGTCTGGTTACGTGA
- the CAB2 gene encoding phosphopantothenate--cysteine ligase CAB2 (ancestral locus Anc_2.305), translated as MTVNPNKVVDEHRKRIIHSSITEISHAIDRSIDEAVFPIAQTSDEDRFFLINPRPPYLDDLIQEARAFIELQHKLQRDRIVLVTSGGTTVPLENNTVRFIDNFSAGTRGAASAEQFLAHGYSVIFLHREFSLTPYNRSFTHNVDVYFLDYIDSDGCIKPEYREKVLASKKLFDKYYVQEKKLLLLPFTTVNQYLWSLKSIAKLLNATGGLFYLAAAVSDFFVPYSRLPQHKIQSRDYGTDCKESAHSTTSTTTPEGKLIVNLDPVPKFLRRLVESWAKQAMVVSFKLETDDAILIEKATQALDRYNHQLVIGNLLQTRNKEVVFVNQENRKGSWIRTDEKHTTIEGLIIPEVIKYHEEWIKSQDN; from the coding sequence ATGACGGTTAATCCAAACAAGGTTGTTGATGAGCATAGGAAGCGGATAATTCATTCATCCATTACGGAGATTTCCCATGCCATTGATCGTTCCATCGATGAAGCGGTGTTCCCTATTGCTCAGACATCGGATGAAGATCGATTCTTCCTGATCAATCCAAGACCTCCATATCTAGATGATTTGATTCAAGAGGCACGGGCGTTCATTGAACTACAGCATAAGTTGCAACGTGACAGAATAGTCCTTGTCACTTCAGGTGGTACGACTGTTCCGCTAGAGAACAATACCGTGAGATTCATCGATAACTTCTCTGCGGGGACCCGTGGTGCTGCCAGTGCCGAGCAATTCCTCGCTCACGGTTATAGTGTTATCTTTTTACACAGAGAGTTTTCGCTGACTCCATACAACAGATCATTTACCCACAACGTCGATGTGTACTTCCTGGATTACATCGACTCAGACGGTTGCATTAAGCCTGAATACAGGGAGAAAGTGTTGGCAAGCAAGAAATTGTTTGATAAGTACTATGTTCAGGAGAAAAAACTGCTCTTACTACCATTTACTACCGTAAATCAATATCTATGGTCGCTGAAGAGTATTGCCAAACTACTAAACGCGACTGGAGGCCTTTTCTACCTTGCCGCTGCTGTGAGTGACTTCTTTGTGCCTTATTCGAGATTGCCTCAGCATAAGATCCAATCGCGGGACTATGGAACAGACTGTAAGGAAAGCGCACATAGTACCACTTCGACTACGACGCCAGAGGGAAAGTTGATTGTTAACCTTGATCCTGTGCCTAAGTTTTTGAGAAGATTAGTGGAGTCCTGGGCCAAACAGGCCATGGTTGTATCCTTCAAACTAGAAACGGATGACGCGATACTTATCGAAAAGGCCACACAAGCACTGGATAGGTATAATCACCAGCTCGTAATAGGAAATCTGTTGCAAACTAGAAACAAGGAAGTAGTATTTGTGAATCAGGAGAACCGCAAAGGTAGCTGGATCAGGACAGATGAAAAACATACCACGATTGAAGGATTGATAATTCCAGAAGTTATTAAATACCATGAAGAGTGGATCAAATCTCAGGACAATTGA
- a CDS encoding uncharacterized protein (ancestral locus Anc_2.283), with protein sequence MSSYTSIHAQTFGSDNWCLSLQPLYSHALLTSLSNGEVHHLDWVTGKSKAVDQAGTSSINKLKIINADFQGGSQYAVASNDSINVFDIRSRDRLARLKNEKNAPFLSLDSRHNLLACGTELTGVDAEVHIYDIRNWKTPVRSFMDSHHDDVTDIRFHPSDSKLLLSGSTDGYTNVYDLTQQDEEDALHQVINYASIHSCGWLAPRRIYTLSHMETLAIHELNDKSDESREPQPNDFGDVRDKWGCNYVVDIYPGYIAVGGSQQDAGFLKIVPFDNEKSDLNRALTITSAHGDDIVRDVLVPPQNPDILYSCGEDGTVKTWKISNSTYHPRSEFWNYSIKMDLFSSEENHKEPPLTKETFEHPSSQSGEQQENKRTREKSKKHKKSHRYKPY encoded by the coding sequence ATGAGTTCATATACCTCAATACATGCCCAAACTTTTGGCTCCGATAACTGGTGTTTAAGCTTGCAACCACTCTACAGCCACGCTTTGTTGACGAGTTTGAGCAATGGGGAAGTCCATCACCTGGACTGGGTTACTGGTAAATCGAAGGCGGTCGACCAGGCTGGTACCAGCTCCATCAACAAGTTAAAGATCATCAATGCGGATTTCCAAGGCGGTTCTCAATATGCGGTAGCCTCTAACGACTCAATTAACGTCTTTGACATCAGATCGAGAGATAGGCTTGCCAGACTGAAAAACGAGAAGAATGCTCCCTTTTTGTCCCTTGACTCTCGCCATAACCTACTGGCATGCGGCACTGAACTCACTGGTGTCGACGCTGAAGTGCACATCTATGACATTCGGAATTGGAAGACTCCAGTGAGAAGCTTCATGGATTCTCATCATGATGACGTTACAGATATTCGATTTCACCCGAGCGATTCCAAACTTCTCTTGAGTGGATCTACCGATGGCTACACGAACGTTTATGATTTGACACAGcaggacgaggaagatgccCTCCACCAAGTGATCAACTATGCCTCCATACATTCTTGTGGTTGGCTGgcgccaagaagaatctaCACCCTTTCTCATATGGAAACGCTGGCCATCCATGAACTTAATGACAAAAGTGACGAGTCCCGGGAGCCGCAACCGAATGATTTCGGAGATGTGAGAGACAAATGGGGATGCAACTACGTGGTCGACATATATCCAGGATATATCGCCGTCGGAGGCTCTCAGCAAGATGCtggcttcttgaagatagTGCCTTTTGATAACGAAAAGTCCGATTTGAATAGAGCATTGACAATAACATCCGCACATGGCGATGACATTGTTAGAGATGTCCTTGTCCCTCCACAGAATCCAGATATCTTGTACTCATGCGGTGAGGATGGAACAGTGAAAACCTGGAAAATCAGCAATAGCACTTACCATCCGAGATCCGAGTTTTGGAACTATTCAATAAAAATGGACCTCTTCAGCTCAGAAGAGAACCACAAGGAGCCGCCACTGACAAAAGAGACTTTTGAACATCCTTCTAGTCAAAGTGGTGAACAGCAGGAAAACAAGAGAACGAGAGAGAAAAGCAAGAAGCACAAAAAATCCCACCGGTACAAGCCATATTGA
- the ZRT3 gene encoding Zn(2+) transporter ZRT3 (ancestral locus Anc_1.172): MMVFTEQIPRWLAYSIISSLLCICGGFCVPLISFIFRSRKNIDAKLVNYGLSLSAGSMMTTALYKMLPSSDPEKANQMSVFLGVLMGMSLSLFLKYLIHARASESLVQCAHDSELLHEHHEHEQITSDSDQEQGATVVDPMPTDATQTAEFIASQQVVGEQGALLKANESAKDRCRENLLKTRHTLLDLLSTVDAQTAECHHSDACVPMTKGEGLACVPPIVRLRPSITSLSKTDLPDEANGGTVGQQVSADLLGVPCLENEVGYDLENLSIYRQNFHSQRHSHRHDHTTSHQASSHDYGSLNYTDAGGSETAYRTHHHHHHFETPFSKLLSIGMQTCLVITLHKFPEGFIIFYTNQSSDVSKALGFSIFLSLCIHNFVEGFSMTLPFYAAFESKALALLVTAIFGGLSQPLGALIGYLIFRKKKTGGDMPHMDLYLSVTAGFLLVIGLEMLQTGTGFSQGHHHHEGEADEEIKSNHTSVNTCLKWCCVGALLILASGVFK, from the coding sequence ATGATGGTTTTCACTGAACAGATTCCGCGCTGGTTGGCATACTCAATCATCTCATCGTTGCTCTGTATATGTGGTGGCTTCTGCGTTCCACTCATCTCATTCATCTTTAGAAGCCGTAAGAATATCGATGCTAAGTTGGTGAACTACGGGCTATCCCTGAGCGCTGGATCAATGATGACAACCGCTTTGTACAAGATGCTACCTAGTTCGGATCCAGAGAAGGCCAACCAGATGAGTGTTTTCCTTGGAGTCCTGATGGGGATGAGTCTGAGCCTGTTTTTGAAGTACTTGATCCATGCTCGTGCCAGCGAATCACTTGTACAGTGTGCTCACGATTCGGAGCTGTTGCATGAGCACCATGAACATGAGCAAATCACGTCAGACTCCGATCAAGAGCAAGGAGCAACAGTGGTGGATCCAATGCCAACGGACGCAACTCAAACCGCAGAGTTCATAGCATCTCAGCAGGTAGTTGGCGAGCAGGGCGCTCTGTTGAAGGCAAATGAAAGCGCTAAAGATAGGTGTCGGGagaatctgctgaagacCAGACACACTTTGTTGGATTTGCTATCTACAGTCGACGCTCAAACAGCAGAATGCCACCATTCTGATGCCTGTGTTCCAATGACCAAAGGGGAGGGCCTCGCATGCGTACCACCAATCGTGAGGCTGCGCCCCAGCATCACATCATTATCGAAGACAGATTTACCGGATGAGGCCAATGGTGGCACAGTTGGACAACAGGTTAGCGCAGATTTACTGGGCGTACCATGCTTAGAAAATGAAGTCGGATATGATCTGGAAAATTTGTCCATTTACcgtcaaaattttcacTCTCAGCGTCATTCTCATCGCCACGATCATACCACTAGTCATCAAGCCTCCTCTCATGATTATGGCTCCTTAAACTACACTGACGCAGGTGGATCTGAAACGGCGTATCGAACCCATCACCATCACCATCATTTTGAGACTCCTTTCTCCAAGCTTCTCTCGATCGGTATGCAAACATGCCTGGTTATCACTCTGCACAAGTTTCCTGAAGGGTTTATCATATTTTATACCAATCAGTCCTCAGATGTATCGAAGGCACTCGGGTTCTCCATTTTTCTGAGTTTATGCATCCACAATTTTGTCGAAGGTTTCTCTATGACTCTACCATTTTATGCGGCTTTCGAATCGAAAGCTTTAGCGCTTCTGGTTACTGCGATATTTGGCGGCCTTTCACAACCGCTGGGCGCTTTGATAGGATACCTGATCTTtagaaagaagaagaccGGCGGAGATATGCCACATATGGACCTGTATTTGAGTGTGACAGCTGGATTTTTGCTGGTAATAGGACTAGAAATGCTTCAGACTGGGACTGGTTTTAGTCAAGGTCATCACCATCATGAGGGCGAGGCtgacgaagagatcaaaagTAATCATACGTCGGTCAACACATGTCTGAAATGGTGCTGCGTAGGAGCTTTGCTAATATTAGCAAGCGGTGTTTTTAAGTAG
- the TPO5 gene encoding Tpo5p (ancestral locus Anc_1.173) → MVHEYTLLPEGIRENIAHLAPHEIFENLHTIIHDESNEVAEVYEHFEYEQQLDKSLLSRSSVIGLGFGLMSPVLGMCTSMGIGLMNGGPLTIMWGFPICGFFSFLCASSLGEVVSKYPMELHGASAMIAPESIKRVCSWLTGWMILLGNWFMSIGVTFAGAQLIISLIAMNDSRTISDSRLGIYTVLVYYAVVTVVGVVNLSYARYVELINKVCIYWIVYAVLFIDVLLLLFHRHRFRSLFYALFHFDNSLSGYKSAFLSFIIGFQQSNFTLQGFSMLPALADEVKKPEKDIPRGMSTAVLISTTLGIIFLFPIMLILPDLGSLFDNNKVLPIVNIFTQSTDSTFVSVFLILLILGNLFFSGIGSITTSSRAVYSFGRDHAIPFHSVWTYVDPCSESKVPKYAVLLSMGVSYILGLLPLVSTAAFNAFIGCAVLCLCSATLIPLILVLLTGRRTLRNAPIKIKYKIGWVVNIGSVVWLLLSMLSVCLPPQIPVTAKTMNYALVVFGACFISIVILYFRWGNVNFQLPLVDKLSKDSTTMEIGETEYGQKSHLSAGLEMFQQFEGQSSAKSISCSSQQSPSDESYDLGVPKLETL, encoded by the coding sequence ATGGTACATGAGTATACATTGCTGCCAGAAGGTATAAGAGAGAATATAGCACATTTGGCACCGCATGAAATCTTCGAAAATCTGCACACGATAATTCACGATGAGTCGAATGAGGTTGCAGAGGTGTACGAGCATTTTGAATATGAACAGCAACTGGATAAATCACTTTTGTCTCGGAGCTCTGTGATAGGACTGGGGTTTGGGCTGATGAGTCCTGTCTTGGGCATGTGTACGAGTATGGGGATAGGTTTGATGAATGGTGGACCACTAACGATTATGTGGGGGTTTCCGATATGTGGGTTCTTCTCGTTCTTATGTGCTTCTTCGCTGGGAGAGGTAGTATCGAAATACCCGATGGAGTTGCATGGTGCGAGTGCCATGATTGCACCCGAATCGATCAAGCGTGTTTGTTCGTGGCTCACCGGTTGGATGATTCTGCTAGGTAACTGGTTTATGAGCATAGGGGTCACTTTTGCGGGagctcaattgatcatTTCCTTAATAGCGATGAATGACAGCCGCACCATCTCGGATAGCCGACTAGGGATCTACACTGTGCTGGTTTACTATGCAGTCGTTACCGTCGTTGGTGTTGTGAACCTGAGTTACGCGCGTTACGTTGAGCTTATCAACAAGGTCTGCATTTACTGGATCGTGTATGCTGTACTGTTCATTGACGTTTTACTACTTCTGTTCCACAGGCACAGATTCCGTTCATTGTTCTATGCACTATTCCACTTCGACAATAGTCTCTCGGGCTATAAAAGTGCTTTTCTTTCATTTATCATTGGGTTCCAACAATCAAATTTTACTTTACAAGGTTTCAGTATGCTTCCTGCTCTAGCAGACGAAGTTAAGAAGCCCGAAAAAGATATCCCCAGGGGAATGTCGACTGCCGTGCTGATATCAACAACCCTGGGTATCATATTTTTATTCCCAATCATGTTGATCCTGCCAGATCTTGGCAGCTTGTTCGATAACAATAAGGTACTGCCTATTGTAAACATATTCACACAATCTACAGATTCGACGTTTGTTTCGGTTTTCCTCATTTTGCTGATTCTGGGGaaccttttcttctcggGAATAGGTTCAATAACGACATCCTCACGAGCCGTGTACAGTTTTGGACGTGACCATGCAATCCCTTTTCACTCGGTCTGGACGTATGTGGATCCGTGCTCGGAGTCTAAGGTTCCTAAATATGCTGTCCTGCTGAGTATGGGAGTATCGTATATTTTAGGTTTGCTGCCGCTTGTATCGACAGCGGCATTCAATGCCTTCATCGGATGCGCTGTGTTGTGTCTGTGCTCAGCAACTTTGATACCACTTATCCTAGTCCTTTTAACTGGGAGACGGACACTCAGGAACGCCCCCATCAAGATAAAGTATAAAATTGGTTGGGTTGTGAACATTGGATCCGTTGTCTGGCTTTTGTTATCCATGCTCTCAGTTTGTCTGCCTCCACAGATCCCTGTTACCGCGAAGACTATGAACTATGCCCTGGTAGTTTTCGGCGCTTGCTTCATATCTATCGTCATTCTCTACTTTAGGTGGGGAAACGTCAACTTCCAGCTGCCGCTGGTGGATAAGCTCAGCAAAGATAGCACAACCATGGAAATTGGCGAGACTGAGTACGGACAAAAATCGCATCTTTCAGCGGGATTGGAGATGTTTCAGCAGTTCGAAGGACAATCATCCGCCAAAAGCATTAGCTGTAGCTCGCAACAATCGCCCAGCGATGAAAGCTACGATTTGGGCGTCCCCAAGCTTGAAACTCTGTGA